The uncultured Desulfobulbus sp. genome window below encodes:
- a CDS encoding ATP-binding cassette domain-containing protein, producing MQQLTPEILAQTSLATLLVEYPLLESALLEVGIEFDPDEEATLGSKLSQWASLREQSADNFLATLMERINELQALLGTTNSLHQVEIIAGQDKSGAPELVERIFLKRGDLLAIVGPTGAGKSRLLADIEWLATGDTPSGRQILVDGQSAADKRFSTGGDQLIAQLSQTMSFVLDATVEELLSLHVESRGMNPSLVQATITAANELSGEPFIGSTPLTSLSGGQTRALMVADTALVCRSPIVLIDEIENAGIDRRAAFNLLISQEKIVLSATHDPLLALLAPRRLCMRHGAMYSLHERTPEEEAILTDLEVLDDIHAAIRHQLRHGERLAPIPFEAVRRKTP from the coding sequence GTGCAGCAACTAACTCCTGAAATACTGGCACAAACCAGCCTAGCCACCCTCCTGGTCGAGTATCCCCTACTTGAATCGGCTCTTCTTGAAGTCGGCATTGAATTTGATCCCGACGAAGAGGCAACTCTGGGTTCCAAGCTTTCCCAGTGGGCCAGCCTGCGAGAGCAGTCGGCAGACAACTTCCTGGCCACCCTGATGGAGCGCATCAACGAGTTGCAGGCCCTCCTGGGCACCACTAACTCGCTCCACCAGGTAGAAATCATTGCGGGCCAGGATAAGTCAGGTGCGCCGGAACTGGTTGAGCGCATTTTCCTCAAACGAGGTGACCTGCTGGCCATTGTCGGCCCTACGGGTGCGGGAAAAAGTCGCCTGCTTGCAGATATCGAGTGGCTGGCCACCGGCGACACCCCCAGTGGCCGCCAGATTTTAGTGGACGGGCAGTCTGCAGCGGACAAGCGGTTTTCCACTGGAGGCGACCAGTTGATCGCCCAACTCTCTCAGACCATGTCCTTTGTCCTGGACGCCACCGTAGAAGAGCTTCTAAGCCTGCATGTGGAAAGCCGTGGCATGAACCCGTCGCTGGTCCAGGCGACCATCACCGCAGCCAACGAGCTCTCGGGTGAACCCTTCATCGGCAGCACCCCGCTGACCAGCCTCAGTGGCGGTCAGACGCGGGCACTGATGGTCGCCGATACAGCCTTGGTCTGCCGCTCACCCATTGTCCTTATCGATGAAATCGAGAATGCCGGCATTGATCGGAGAGCAGCCTTTAACCTGCTAATCTCCCAGGAAAAAATCGTGCTGTCAGCGACGCATGATCCGCTCCTGGCCCTGCTGGCCCCCCGTCGCCTCTGCATGCGCCATGGTGCGATGTACTCCCTGCATGAGCGGACGCCGGAAGAAGAGGCTATTCTCACTGATCTTGAAGTCCTTGATGATATCCATGCTGCCATCCGTCACCAATTGCGTCACGGTGAACGGTTAGCACCCATCCCTTTTGAAGCAGTACGGAGGAAGACGCCATGA
- a CDS encoding GTP-binding protein: MQLITVAGPPSSGKTSVLLKTFEAINAQGTKAGVVKFDCLVTDDDAIYQQAGIAVKKGLSGVLCPDHYFVSNIDRVLEWSEKQDQSMTVIESAGLCNRCSPHIKGSLAVCILDNVSGLHTPKKIGPMLKLADVVVITKGDIVSQAEREVFAYRVQSVAPRARIIQVNGRSGQGSHALAQMFLQAPAMSGSLENLRLRFPMPAALCSYCLGETRVGTDYQIGQYRKLNIE, from the coding sequence ATGCAGCTGATTACCGTTGCCGGACCGCCCTCAAGCGGCAAGACCTCGGTCTTGCTCAAGACCTTTGAGGCGATCAACGCCCAGGGGACCAAAGCCGGTGTGGTCAAATTCGATTGTCTGGTCACTGATGACGATGCCATCTATCAGCAGGCAGGTATTGCCGTTAAAAAAGGACTCTCGGGTGTGCTCTGCCCGGACCACTATTTTGTGAGCAATATCGACCGGGTACTGGAGTGGTCGGAAAAACAGGACCAAAGCATGACCGTGATCGAGAGTGCAGGTCTCTGTAACCGCTGCTCGCCCCATATCAAAGGCTCCCTGGCTGTCTGTATTTTGGATAATGTCAGTGGATTGCATACCCCCAAAAAAATCGGCCCCATGCTGAAGCTGGCCGATGTGGTGGTGATCACCAAGGGAGATATCGTCTCTCAGGCGGAGCGCGAGGTCTTTGCCTACCGGGTGCAAAGTGTAGCTCCCCGGGCACGAATCATTCAGGTGAATGGTCGTTCCGGCCAGGGATCCCATGCCCTGGCCCAGATGTTCCTTCAGGCGCCGGCGATGAGTGGATCGCTTGAAAACCTACGGCTTCGTTTTCCCATGCCCGCCGCCCTTTGCTCCTATTGCCTGGGAGAGACCCGGGTCGGGACCGATTATCAGATTGGCCAATACCGTAAGCTCAACATCGAATAA
- a CDS encoding ArsC/Spx/MgsR family protein has product MTATIRFFEKPQCTGNARQKAILLSSGHRLITENLLDFPFERDELRSFFGALPVPQWFNHLAPKVKNGDVDINAMDEEQALDAMLSDPLLIRRPLMEIGSIRLVGFNVDELERIGVSCKASPRMNLLEGVDLEGCPGDAAGISCEEPRTLPVLG; this is encoded by the coding sequence ATGACAGCCACGATCCGCTTTTTTGAAAAGCCCCAGTGCACCGGGAATGCTCGCCAGAAAGCTATTCTCCTTTCCAGCGGTCACCGCCTGATCACTGAAAACCTGCTGGATTTTCCTTTTGAGCGCGATGAGCTGCGATCCTTTTTTGGCGCACTTCCGGTCCCGCAATGGTTTAACCATTTGGCTCCAAAGGTAAAAAATGGTGATGTGGATATCAATGCAATGGACGAGGAGCAAGCCTTGGATGCCATGTTGTCCGATCCACTGTTGATACGACGCCCACTCATGGAAATCGGGTCCATTCGTTTGGTCGGGTTTAACGTAGATGAGTTGGAGCGCATCGGGGTGAGCTGTAAGGCAAGCCCACGAATGAACCTACTTGAAGGAGTGGATCTTGAAGGCTGCCCAGGTGATGCGGCAGGGATAAGCTGCGAGGAACCGAGAACCTTGCCGGTGCTGGGATAA